The genomic window GCGGCGGGTTCGGGCGAGCCGCCGCCGAACTCGGGATCGCGCTCGCAGCGATAGCGCTCGAGGGTGGCGCCGGCGCGCTCGAGGAGGGCGTCGGTCGTCCCGCGGCCGCTGCCGTGCATGGCGTCGTAGGCGACGCCGAGTCCGGAGAGATCGGCGCTGCCGGTGATCGACTCGACCAACTCGAGGGCGGCGTCGGCGTGTGGCTCGGCGAAGTCGACCTCGCGAGCGGTCCCGTGCTCGGCCTCGGGGAGCGGGTCGGGTTCGGCGAGTCGGTCCGCGATGGCGTCGGTGACGGCGGGGAGGGCCGGCGCGCCGTCCTCGGGGATGAACTTCACGCCGTTGTACTCCGGCGGGTTGTGGGAGGCGGTGATCACGAGCCCGCCAGCGAGGTCGCGGTCGACGATCGCGTAGGCGATCAGCGGCGTCGGCCGGTCGCGATCGGACAGCAGGACATCGAAGCCGTTCGAACACAGCACCCGCGCCAGTTCCTCGGCGAACCCGCGCGAGGTCTCTCTGGCGTCGTACCCCACCGCAACCGGCCCCTCGAGTCCCTCGTCCGCGAGATACGTCGCGACCGCTTGCCCCACCATCCGAACACGGGGAGCGGTGAACTCCTCGAGCGTCGCCCGCCAGCCGTCGGTGCCGAAGCTGATCGTCTCCATACTCCGGTGGTCGATGGCCGGCGCGAAAAAAGCGACGCTGGCGGGCAGAACGCGATAGCGACACTGTGACGCGAGGGATTCGATGGGTCGGTCCGCATCGTCACAACGTCGGCAATAGTATTTTCCGAATCGGTCGCGTACAGCGGGTTATGACGCCCTCCCCATCCGTCGTCTCCGTCAGCGGCAGCCTCCGCGAGGAGAGCTACACGCGAACGGCGCTGAAGTACGTCCTCCGAGCGGCCGAGGAAGCCGGTGCCGAGACGACGCTCCTCGACCTGCGAGAGTACGACCTCCCCGTCTACGATCCCGATATCGGCGAACAGGGCGACAGCGAGGCGGTGACCCGCCTCGTTCGCGAGGCCGACGCCGTCGTCCTCGGGACGCCGGTCTATCACGGCTCGTACTCGGGCGCACTGAAGAACTTCCACGACTACTGCGGCTTCGACGAGTACGAGGAGACGACCGTCGGGCTGCTGGCGACCGCCGGCGGCGGGAGCTACGGCTCGACGCTCGATCACCTCCGGATCACCGTCCGCGGCGTCCACGGCTGGGTCCTCCCCCATCAGGTCGGGCTCCGAAACGCGTCCGAAAAGTTCGAAACCGATCCGGACGCGATCGACGGCCGCCGGTTCCGCGACCCCGCTCTTCGGGATCGTGTCGAGAAACTCGGCCGGATGATCGCCGAGTACGCCTTTATCGATCCCAGCGTCACGTCGTCGCGATCCGCGGCAGCCGACGACTGAGTTCCGGCTCGAGTCGCCGGTCACTGGTCAGCAGCGGTCGACCAGTGCGAGTCAGGCGTCGACGTCGGCGAGGCGCTGTTCGAAGAGTCGCTCGCCCGTCTCCTCGCAGGTGACCGCGACGACCTCGTGGGAGCTACAGCAGGATTCGACGACCTCCTCGCCCATCCGTACGTCGCCGCCGGACGGACACGTCTCGAGGAACATGCGGAGACCGTTCAGGACCTCGCCTTTCGTC from Natrinema versiforme includes these protein-coding regions:
- a CDS encoding NADPH-dependent FMN reductase, with the protein product MTPSPSVVSVSGSLREESYTRTALKYVLRAAEEAGAETTLLDLREYDLPVYDPDIGEQGDSEAVTRLVREADAVVLGTPVYHGSYSGALKNFHDYCGFDEYEETTVGLLATAGGGSYGSTLDHLRITVRGVHGWVLPHQVGLRNASEKFETDPDAIDGRRFRDPALRDRVEKLGRMIAEYAFIDPSVTSSRSAAADD